One segment of Rubripirellula amarantea DNA contains the following:
- a CDS encoding RNA polymerase sigma factor: protein MLKTTPRVYQANAESEPRAALLALFESEESLLLRYAFSITGRRAVAEEIVQEVFLLLHKNWDEVESPKSWLTRSVRNKAFSFVRDHRREVLTSNDESQPTTTAASESPQQVLLRVEATVKLRELLGQLSESDQRLVTLKYFDDCKYSEISDQTGMSVGNVGYRLHHILKQLAGKLTSLGIDEKS from the coding sequence ATGTTGAAAACGACTCCCCGAGTCTATCAAGCTAACGCCGAGAGTGAGCCGCGTGCCGCTCTGTTGGCACTGTTTGAATCCGAGGAATCGTTGCTTTTACGGTACGCGTTTTCGATTACCGGACGTCGCGCAGTTGCGGAAGAGATCGTTCAAGAAGTCTTCTTGCTTCTGCATAAGAACTGGGACGAAGTCGAATCGCCTAAGTCCTGGTTGACGCGCAGCGTTCGAAACAAGGCGTTCAGCTTTGTCCGCGATCATCGTCGGGAAGTGCTAACGTCCAATGACGAATCACAACCGACCACGACGGCGGCTAGTGAATCACCCCAGCAAGTACTGCTTCGCGTGGAAGCAACAGTCAAGTTACGTGAATTACTAGGCCAGCTAAGTGAATCCGATCAACGATTGGTAACGCTGAAGTACTTCGACGATTGCAAGTACAGCGAGATAAGCGATCAAACCGGCATGAGTGTCGGCAACGTCGGTTATCGATTGCATCACATTTTGAAACAGCTAGCCGGGAAGCTGACGTCACTCGGAATCGACGAAAAGTCATGA
- a CDS encoding vWA domain-containing protein has product MNNELNNDGIDSELEARIVALVLGEASDFEASQLNQMIEQRPELATFRDEMARVHDLLRGVQRDDAIAGDDWKLPEHRRKQVIATFNGEPCEEVDPRVASDAEVRWSRRKVVAALVTAACLAMVVLGLSFPSVHSAREASRGENQAKGFERAFELDGILSDDEKLDPNSSMTFKIEELRRFDDGRRKEVRATLRSIENETLPAVEIIQQRINQPATDRYQVQDAASEGTMESKLQFQRESGARIVREQAGKSVADIQASRHYDIEPQRIGRIASGAAAGGPLEADANSNGRAPFTPYAAVPVTPEVQKPAVQLMDIADQNGQSGAGIAGQVEAFGFQNQVGGRDFDSDGNVMGPGDAAMFGDIPSAYFGVDINSSDAADKLGEALADNPVSDSIAINGGTEMKLGSQRPILSKRLSISRNETSESRLQRSGNTESDSGSRDFIEAFRHRAASTKDDSRQSLLLEESLTESDSLARWGRELAERVAGEHPEFSIEKANRARGLSAEAAPAGSMLNIAAKDPAKKRTLLREAQESDAGTDAFSTFSLHVSDVSFKLAQASLASGQWPEPSKIRIEEFINAFDYGDPLPGDHPSDHQKVACRVEQASHPFLQQRNMLRIAMRTAAAGRASQTPLRLTLLLDNSGSMERSDRQKTLRRAFAALADQLTPSDQITLISFARIPRLMADKYSGSRAGELVELIDGLPSEGGTNVEAALQLAYEKSQDQFLDKAQNRIVLLTDGAVNLGDADPNRLSEMVTMIRQSGVALDVAGICAEGLNDEILEALSRQGDGRYYLLDSIESVNEGFANQLAGSLRPSAKNVKIQMEFNPKRVGKYKLLGFDKHRLNHEDFRNDQVDAAEMAAAESGVAMYQFEPKPDGEGDVGSVSVRFLDLSSGEMVENRWPIPYQPNAPRPDQASASLRIAIAASLFAAKLSGDPVGESVQLKTLSELVTGLSEQASRSARVGQLVRMLEQAQEISGN; this is encoded by the coding sequence ATGAACAACGAACTGAACAACGACGGAATTGATTCTGAACTCGAAGCTCGCATTGTCGCGTTAGTTTTGGGTGAGGCTTCTGACTTCGAAGCATCACAGTTGAATCAGATGATCGAACAACGACCCGAGTTGGCCACCTTTCGAGATGAGATGGCGCGAGTGCATGACTTGCTCCGGGGCGTACAAAGGGACGATGCGATCGCGGGCGATGATTGGAAGCTGCCTGAGCACAGGCGTAAGCAGGTGATCGCAACGTTCAACGGCGAGCCGTGCGAAGAGGTTGATCCTCGTGTCGCATCTGATGCCGAAGTGCGTTGGAGCAGGCGGAAGGTTGTTGCGGCTTTGGTGACGGCCGCCTGTTTGGCAATGGTGGTGTTGGGGTTGAGCTTTCCTTCAGTCCATTCCGCACGTGAGGCTTCTCGAGGTGAAAATCAAGCGAAAGGATTCGAACGCGCATTTGAGCTCGACGGAATTTTATCCGACGACGAGAAGCTAGATCCAAATTCGTCCATGACTTTCAAGATCGAGGAACTGCGACGTTTCGACGACGGACGACGGAAAGAGGTGCGGGCGACCTTGCGGTCTATCGAAAACGAAACGCTTCCAGCCGTAGAGATAATCCAACAGCGAATCAATCAACCAGCGACGGATCGTTATCAAGTTCAGGACGCTGCGTCCGAGGGAACAATGGAATCAAAATTGCAATTTCAAAGGGAATCGGGCGCTCGCATAGTACGTGAGCAGGCAGGCAAGTCCGTGGCGGATATCCAAGCGAGTCGGCATTACGATATTGAACCGCAGCGGATTGGGCGTATCGCATCGGGTGCTGCAGCGGGTGGACCACTCGAGGCGGATGCCAATTCGAATGGTCGGGCTCCGTTCACGCCATATGCCGCAGTGCCCGTGACACCCGAAGTTCAGAAGCCGGCTGTGCAATTGATGGACATCGCTGACCAGAACGGTCAATCGGGAGCGGGCATCGCAGGTCAGGTTGAAGCATTCGGATTCCAAAACCAAGTTGGCGGACGCGATTTCGATTCGGACGGTAATGTGATGGGACCTGGTGATGCTGCGATGTTTGGGGATATCCCATCGGCCTATTTCGGTGTCGATATAAACAGTTCGGACGCCGCAGATAAGTTGGGCGAAGCGTTAGCAGATAATCCTGTTTCGGACTCAATTGCGATCAATGGTGGGACCGAGATGAAACTCGGATCGCAGCGTCCAATTTTATCGAAGCGATTGAGTATCAGTCGAAATGAAACGTCTGAATCACGTTTGCAACGATCTGGAAATACCGAGTCCGATTCGGGTTCACGAGACTTCATCGAGGCGTTTCGGCATAGGGCGGCTTCAACTAAAGATGATTCGAGGCAATCACTGCTGTTAGAGGAATCCCTCACTGAAAGCGATTCGTTGGCGAGGTGGGGAAGAGAGCTGGCGGAACGAGTGGCGGGAGAACATCCTGAATTCTCGATAGAGAAAGCCAATCGGGCACGGGGATTGTCGGCTGAGGCTGCGCCCGCCGGAAGCATGCTAAACATCGCTGCAAAGGACCCTGCGAAAAAACGCACGCTCTTACGTGAAGCTCAGGAAAGCGACGCTGGCACCGACGCCTTCTCGACATTCTCGCTTCACGTCAGCGACGTGTCGTTCAAGCTCGCTCAGGCGTCACTCGCCAGTGGCCAATGGCCAGAACCGAGCAAGATTCGCATCGAAGAGTTTATCAACGCGTTTGATTACGGTGACCCACTGCCCGGCGACCATCCAAGTGACCATCAAAAGGTAGCGTGCCGCGTAGAGCAAGCCAGTCATCCGTTCTTGCAACAGCGAAACATGTTGAGGATAGCGATGCGAACGGCGGCGGCGGGACGAGCGAGCCAAACACCACTTCGTTTGACACTGTTGCTAGACAATTCGGGATCGATGGAACGTTCAGATCGCCAAAAGACTTTGCGTCGGGCGTTCGCTGCGCTGGCGGACCAACTCACGCCTAGTGATCAAATCACACTGATCAGCTTTGCTCGCATTCCACGATTGATGGCGGACAAGTACAGCGGATCTCGCGCGGGCGAACTGGTGGAACTTATCGATGGGCTTCCTAGCGAAGGAGGAACAAACGTCGAAGCCGCCTTGCAGCTCGCGTATGAAAAGTCTCAAGATCAGTTCCTCGACAAAGCCCAGAACCGAATCGTATTGCTCACGGACGGAGCGGTAAATTTGGGCGATGCCGATCCCAATCGCTTGTCCGAGATGGTGACGATGATTCGTCAATCCGGTGTCGCTCTTGATGTGGCCGGTATTTGCGCCGAGGGACTCAACGATGAGATCCTAGAAGCGCTTTCGCGTCAGGGCGATGGTCGCTACTACCTGCTTGATTCGATTGAATCGGTAAATGAAGGATTCGCAAACCAGCTTGCCGGATCACTGCGTCCGTCGGCTAAGAACGTAAAGATTCAAATGGAGTTCAATCCGAAACGAGTCGGGAAGTACAAGCTACTTGGGTTCGACAAACATCGTCTCAACCACGAAGACTTTCGCAACGATCAAGTGGATGCAGCCGAAATGGCTGCAGCAGAATCTGGGGTCGCGATGTATCAGTTTGAACCAAAACCCGATGGCGAGGGCGATGTCGGTTCGGTTTCCGTTCGCTTCTTAGACCTTTCGTCGGGCGAAATGGTCGAGAACCGCTGGCCGATACCGTATCAACCCAACGCACCGCGACCTGACCAAGCGTCGGCTTCACTTCGGATTGCCATCGCTGCGTCACTGTTTGCGGCGAAACTAAGTGGTGATCCCGTCGGCGAATCAGTCCAACTGAAAACTCTTTCTGAATTGGTTACCGGGCTATCCGAGCAAGCGTCGCGCTCCGCACGCGTGGGGCAACTGGTGCGGATGCTGGAACAAGCTCAGGAAATCAGCGGAAACTAA
- a CDS encoding arylsulfatase, with protein MHYRPFAALFLLAFATTVMAQSNELKQLKNSRPNIIIVLVDDMGYSDLGCYGSEIETPNIDSLASGGMRFMQFYNQGRCCPTRASLITGLQPHQVGIGHMTYPPEQPLGFEGPYQGYLNDNCTTLASVLKSAGYQTLMSGKWHLGIDREECWPLQRGFDKFYGCLSGAINYFKPGGNRGLTEGNDPVPVPEGFYATDTFTDKAIEYIDGAAQQDDKPFFLYLAYNAPHWPLNAKWEDYQKYRGKYKDGWRALIQARTERQRELGLLDGVKEVSKHNGPDWNTLSESERDQQDAIMAAYAGCVDSIDQNIGKLVDHLKATKQYENTAIFFLSDNGACQEGGRLGQGDEAMVKNPPLETTDGVRIGMQWARACNTPYRKYKHFVHEGGACTPMIAHWPSGIAQSQQGKLVHQRAYLQDFMTTVIDLSGGSYPKDVPPCKGVSILPLLAGSEDNVHTEPMFWEHEGNAAARIGQWKLVREYEKPWELYDIAVDRTESNDLATQQTEVRDDLIRQWEAWATETGVAFPQRFNMYEFLSQQSKTKQH; from the coding sequence ATGCACTATCGACCGTTCGCTGCTCTGTTCCTGCTGGCCTTCGCAACCACCGTGATGGCGCAATCCAATGAACTGAAACAGCTCAAGAATTCACGCCCCAACATTATTATTGTGCTAGTGGACGACATGGGTTATTCGGACCTGGGGTGTTACGGCAGCGAAATTGAAACGCCCAACATTGATTCCCTCGCCAGTGGCGGGATGAGATTCATGCAGTTCTACAACCAAGGACGCTGCTGCCCGACGAGAGCAAGCCTGATCACCGGCCTGCAGCCACACCAAGTTGGCATCGGCCATATGACCTATCCTCCTGAACAACCACTCGGCTTCGAAGGTCCCTATCAAGGCTACCTCAATGACAACTGTACGACGTTAGCATCGGTACTAAAGTCAGCGGGTTACCAGACGTTGATGTCAGGCAAATGGCACTTGGGAATCGATCGCGAAGAATGTTGGCCGCTGCAACGAGGCTTCGATAAGTTTTATGGTTGTCTCAGTGGCGCGATCAATTACTTCAAGCCAGGCGGCAATCGTGGCCTGACCGAAGGAAACGATCCCGTCCCCGTGCCCGAAGGATTTTATGCAACCGACACGTTCACCGACAAAGCAATTGAGTACATCGATGGTGCCGCGCAGCAAGACGACAAGCCATTCTTTTTGTACTTAGCCTATAACGCCCCTCACTGGCCACTCAATGCGAAGTGGGAAGACTACCAAAAGTACCGCGGCAAATACAAAGACGGTTGGCGAGCACTGATTCAAGCTCGTACTGAACGTCAACGGGAGTTGGGACTTCTTGATGGCGTGAAGGAAGTTTCCAAGCACAACGGCCCCGATTGGAATACGCTAAGCGAATCTGAACGCGATCAGCAGGATGCGATCATGGCGGCCTACGCTGGGTGCGTCGATTCGATCGATCAAAACATCGGCAAGCTTGTCGATCACCTCAAGGCCACCAAACAATACGAAAACACGGCTATCTTCTTTCTGTCGGACAACGGAGCCTGCCAAGAAGGCGGTCGCTTAGGCCAAGGCGACGAAGCGATGGTCAAAAATCCTCCGTTGGAAACAACCGATGGGGTCCGAATTGGGATGCAGTGGGCGCGTGCCTGCAATACGCCATACCGAAAGTACAAACACTTCGTTCACGAGGGTGGCGCATGCACTCCCATGATCGCACATTGGCCCTCTGGTATCGCTCAATCCCAACAAGGCAAGCTAGTTCATCAACGGGCCTATTTGCAGGATTTCATGACCACCGTTATCGATCTGTCGGGTGGCTCCTATCCCAAAGACGTCCCGCCGTGTAAAGGAGTTTCCATCTTGCCACTGCTGGCGGGTTCTGAAGATAACGTCCATACCGAGCCGATGTTCTGGGAACACGAAGGCAACGCGGCCGCCCGAATCGGCCAATGGAAACTGGTGCGTGAATACGAGAAGCCTTGGGAACTGTACGACATTGCCGTTGACCGTACCGAGTCCAACGACTTGGCCACCCAACAGACCGAAGTGCGTGACGATTTGATCCGGCAATGGGAAGCATGGGCTACAGAAACCGGAGTCGCGTTCCCCCAACGCTTCAACATGTATGAGTTTCTCAGCCAGCAAAGCAAAACCAAACAGCACTAA
- a CDS encoding PEP-CTERM sorting domain-containing protein: protein MKRFCVVCTLIVVHLHLLAARSSAELISVINPGFEDISDESVFNEFTFGPLNGWQLYDPNSVAGSGAGPNYYIGTLTPDPPTNFISGAAEGQRVGIAFNFAGTDGQGEYGMQQTLTATLQAHTDYSLMVDIGNIASGTAQNNTFFDLDGFPGYRVDLLAGGVVLHSDDNSLSGAIAEGEFGTSVLSFTTGDTHAQLGQALGIRLVNLNQLDASFPDANLEVDFDNVRLNAVAVPEPSSLFCLAIGFVFTIWRRRHDGFSLKR from the coding sequence ATGAAGCGATTCTGTGTCGTGTGCACTTTAATTGTTGTTCACCTGCATCTGCTTGCGGCTCGATCGTCGGCGGAATTGATATCCGTTATTAACCCTGGATTTGAAGACATCAGTGATGAATCGGTATTCAACGAGTTCACGTTTGGCCCTCTGAACGGTTGGCAGCTCTACGATCCCAATAGCGTCGCCGGAAGTGGTGCAGGCCCCAATTACTACATCGGAACGTTGACACCTGATCCACCCACCAACTTCATAAGCGGTGCCGCTGAAGGACAACGCGTTGGGATTGCCTTTAACTTTGCGGGCACCGACGGTCAGGGCGAATATGGGATGCAGCAAACCTTAACTGCGACCCTGCAGGCGCATACCGATTACTCGTTGATGGTTGACATCGGAAATATTGCTTCGGGCACGGCGCAAAACAACACTTTCTTTGATCTGGACGGCTTTCCCGGCTATCGAGTGGATTTGTTGGCAGGAGGTGTGGTCCTGCATTCTGATGACAACTCGTTGAGTGGCGCGATCGCCGAAGGCGAGTTTGGGACCAGCGTTTTATCATTCACTACCGGAGATACCCATGCACAACTCGGCCAAGCCTTGGGAATACGGTTGGTGAACCTGAATCAGCTCGACGCGAGTTTTCCGGATGCAAACTTAGAGGTCGATTTTGACAATGTACGTTTGAATGCGGTCGCTGTTCCGGAACCCTCGTCGCTATTTTGTCTGGCCATCGGTTTCGTGTTTACCATTTGGCGTCGACGCCATGATGGGTTCAGCTTGAAGCGTTGA
- a CDS encoding YHYH protein gives MNTLNPLPECRRVISLLFTAVVLVAGCQRPGPPVRAQVAGTEGSVTIHADVWADNWFACYLGEKLLIEDSVSITTERSFNAESFSFKADYPIVLNFVVKDFKENETGLEYIGTRKQQLGDGGFIAQFTDATSGKLIAATNANWRCLVLHRGPLDESCAEESSPIAGQPPCEYTEVDEPQDWKSADFSVSDWSRAKEFTSDQVSPKDGYDRVAWNRNAKLIWSDDLKKDNTILFRVVIEAPPSSSDNDFSTKQSKDGAMTSRQSEVEAAFRAYSPEASTRSDGQYFYVESDGLPEHGMMVGIRAWQQQVPLPQPFTGSNAWPIPLAPTPAKQPVSAKDNLFRGAIALAVNGVPIFNALNNRGEDAYLAGELDQWGGHCGRGDDYHYHIAPVHLEDTVGKGKPIAYALDGYPIYGYTEPDGSPVKALDEFNGHVDQEGHYHYHATKTYPYINGGMRGEVSVRGGQIEPQPKDSPVRPAQSPLPGATITDFTHHGDHYHLDYVVDGKKGSVTYQVQEGGSVDFTYRDPSGKTRSESYRSRPAPPQR, from the coding sequence ATGAATACTCTCAATCCACTCCCAGAATGTCGTCGCGTCATATCGCTATTGTTCACCGCTGTAGTCCTTGTGGCGGGGTGTCAAAGGCCCGGTCCACCTGTTCGCGCGCAAGTTGCGGGCACCGAAGGCTCAGTCACGATTCATGCCGATGTTTGGGCTGATAATTGGTTTGCGTGTTACCTTGGCGAAAAACTACTAATCGAAGATTCGGTCAGCATCACCACGGAGCGATCCTTTAACGCCGAAAGTTTTTCGTTCAAAGCCGACTACCCCATCGTCTTAAACTTCGTGGTTAAAGATTTCAAGGAGAACGAAACAGGGCTGGAGTACATCGGCACGCGAAAGCAGCAGTTGGGCGACGGCGGTTTCATTGCTCAATTTACCGATGCGACTTCCGGTAAGTTGATTGCCGCGACGAATGCTAATTGGCGGTGCTTGGTTTTGCATCGCGGCCCGTTGGATGAATCGTGCGCCGAAGAGTCATCGCCTATCGCGGGCCAACCGCCTTGTGAGTACACCGAGGTGGACGAACCACAAGATTGGAAGTCGGCTGACTTCTCCGTGAGCGATTGGTCACGAGCGAAGGAGTTTACGTCAGATCAAGTCAGCCCTAAGGATGGTTACGACCGAGTTGCGTGGAATCGCAATGCAAAACTGATCTGGAGCGACGATCTTAAGAAGGACAACACCATTTTATTTCGGGTAGTGATTGAAGCGCCGCCATCGTCATCCGATAACGATTTCTCGACCAAGCAGTCGAAGGACGGCGCTATGACATCACGTCAAAGTGAAGTCGAAGCAGCCTTTAGGGCCTACTCGCCTGAGGCTTCGACGCGAAGTGATGGACAATATTTCTATGTGGAGTCCGACGGCTTGCCTGAACATGGCATGATGGTCGGCATTCGTGCGTGGCAGCAACAAGTTCCATTGCCTCAGCCGTTCACGGGATCCAATGCTTGGCCGATTCCTCTCGCGCCGACACCTGCGAAGCAACCCGTATCAGCAAAGGACAATCTTTTTCGTGGTGCAATCGCTTTGGCTGTCAATGGTGTCCCGATCTTCAACGCTTTGAACAATCGGGGCGAGGACGCGTATCTCGCAGGCGAATTGGACCAATGGGGTGGCCATTGCGGTCGAGGGGATGATTATCACTATCACATCGCGCCGGTGCACTTGGAAGACACGGTAGGTAAGGGAAAGCCAATCGCGTATGCGCTCGACGGATATCCGATATATGGATACACCGAACCAGATGGCAGTCCGGTCAAGGCGCTCGATGAGTTCAACGGCCACGTTGATCAAGAAGGTCACTACCACTACCACGCCACCAAGACGTACCCATACATCAACGGTGGCATGCGGGGTGAAGTATCGGTTCGCGGCGGCCAAATCGAACCGCAACCTAAGGACTCACCGGTTCGACCGGCGCAAAGTCCGCTACCGGGTGCGACCATAACCGACTTCACTCATCATGGTGATCACTATCACCTTGATTACGTTGTCGACGGTAAGAAGGGTTCGGTGACGTATCAGGTTCAAGAAGGCGGCAGCGTTGACTTCACTTATCGCGATCCTTCGGGAAAGACTCGCAGCGAATCGTACCGCAGCCGCCCCGCTCCTCCGCAACGTTGA
- a CDS encoding YqjF family protein: protein MTERTDRTWPLPKHPWVMRMRWSHLLFAHWPVEVSSVRKLLPAGVSLDTRDGMAWIGIVPFLMSDVAPRCCPPIPKLSRFLELNVRTYVIVNGKPGVWFFSLDAESKLAVRIARATFNLPYMDAEMSISHDKEESVTYRSSRTHRNEPSVEYEATYGREGDFFEARQGSLEHWLTSRYCLYSANREGTIYRGEIDHPPWTLAPAVCVESVNTMVAPLGFSLQGSPHLMVAQPIDVRAWIVTRC, encoded by the coding sequence ATGACTGAGCGGACCGATCGAACTTGGCCATTGCCAAAGCATCCGTGGGTGATGCGGATGAGGTGGTCTCACTTGCTGTTCGCCCATTGGCCAGTTGAGGTTAGCTCGGTCCGCAAATTGCTGCCGGCCGGTGTGTCGCTGGATACGCGAGATGGGATGGCCTGGATTGGCATCGTTCCGTTTCTAATGTCGGACGTTGCGCCAAGATGTTGTCCACCCATCCCGAAGCTCAGTCGCTTTCTTGAACTGAATGTGAGGACCTACGTGATCGTTAACGGTAAACCCGGCGTGTGGTTCTTTTCTCTTGATGCGGAAAGCAAGCTGGCCGTTCGAATCGCACGAGCAACTTTTAATCTTCCTTACATGGACGCCGAGATGTCGATTTCGCATGACAAGGAAGAAAGCGTGACGTACCGAAGCTCGCGAACTCATCGCAACGAACCGTCGGTTGAATATGAGGCAACGTACGGTCGCGAGGGTGATTTTTTCGAGGCCAGACAAGGATCGTTGGAACATTGGCTAACCTCCCGCTACTGTCTCTATAGCGCAAACCGAGAAGGGACGATCTATCGCGGAGAAATTGACCATCCGCCTTGGACACTGGCGCCCGCGGTGTGCGTGGAAAGTGTGAATACCATGGTTGCACCGTTGGGATTTTCACTTCAAGGGTCACCGCATCTGATGGTCGCCCAACCGATCGACGTTCGTGCATGGATCGTCACCCGGTGCTGA
- a CDS encoding polysaccharide pyruvyl transferase family protein has translation MRSEISNRREFLAVMGVLAASSQAAFADQAKPKHILLRSSWQTVNIGDIAHTPGVLRILETHLPEVKVTLWPSKLDNGVEELLRSNFPKLEIAQNASELKAAFEDCDFLLHGSGASLVAQRDVKRWSEETNKPYGVYGITLPLKKSSATQATSESAMAETIRLLSGARFVYFRDSHSLTLAKAKGCSAPIMEFGPDGAFACDLRDDDRADAFLSKHGLETSKFLCCIPRLRYTPYWTIKDLPFDPIKHARNEAMKEHDHAQLLAAIVEVVQKTDMKVLLCPEDQTQMKVGKEMLLDRLPDDVRKRVVWRPDYWLTGEAVSTYVRSAGLFGNEMHSPIMCVGHGVPAIVCRWAEQTSKGYMWEDIGLGDWLFNLDEPDDVAGIVPAVLKMASDPEAAKQKADKARQRVEKRQAETMAVLRNELNA, from the coding sequence ATGAGAAGCGAAATAAGTAATCGGCGTGAGTTCCTAGCTGTGATGGGTGTTTTGGCGGCAAGCAGTCAGGCGGCCTTCGCAGATCAAGCGAAACCCAAGCACATATTGCTGCGATCTTCTTGGCAAACAGTGAATATAGGCGATATCGCCCATACACCAGGAGTGCTGCGAATTTTGGAAACGCATCTTCCCGAAGTGAAGGTGACGTTGTGGCCTAGTAAATTGGATAACGGTGTTGAGGAATTGTTGCGCTCGAACTTTCCCAAATTAGAGATTGCTCAGAACGCGAGCGAACTGAAGGCGGCGTTCGAAGATTGCGATTTCTTGTTGCATGGATCGGGGGCTTCGCTGGTCGCTCAGCGTGATGTGAAGCGTTGGTCCGAAGAAACGAATAAGCCGTACGGTGTCTACGGGATTACGTTGCCGCTTAAGAAATCTAGTGCCACGCAAGCAACGTCGGAAAGCGCGATGGCGGAAACGATTCGCCTTCTTAGCGGGGCAAGGTTCGTCTACTTCCGAGACTCTCATTCATTGACACTTGCGAAGGCGAAAGGCTGTTCGGCACCCATCATGGAATTTGGGCCCGATGGCGCGTTTGCATGTGACCTGCGTGATGACGATCGGGCGGATGCATTCTTGAGTAAACATGGTTTGGAGACGAGCAAGTTCCTTTGCTGCATTCCCCGACTTCGCTACACACCGTATTGGACGATTAAGGACTTGCCTTTCGATCCGATCAAGCATGCTCGCAACGAAGCGATGAAAGAGCACGATCATGCGCAACTCTTGGCGGCGATTGTTGAAGTTGTTCAGAAAACGGACATGAAAGTGTTGCTATGTCCCGAAGATCAAACGCAGATGAAGGTCGGTAAGGAAATGCTGCTCGACCGGCTTCCAGACGATGTTCGCAAACGTGTCGTTTGGCGTCCTGACTACTGGTTGACCGGTGAGGCTGTCAGCACCTATGTCCGCAGCGCCGGTTTGTTTGGCAACGAAATGCATTCGCCGATCATGTGCGTCGGTCATGGTGTTCCGGCGATCGTTTGTCGCTGGGCCGAACAGACTTCCAAGGGATACATGTGGGAGGACATCGGCTTGGGTGACTGGTTGTTCAATCTAGACGAACCCGATGATGTTGCTGGAATCGTTCCTGCAGTGCTCAAAATGGCGAGTGACCCAGAGGCAGCAAAGCAAAAAGCGGACAAAGCACGCCAACGAGTCGAAAAGCGGCAAGCTGAAACCATGGCAGTGCTTCGCAACGAACTCAACGCGTAA